From Scleropages formosus chromosome 25, fSclFor1.1, whole genome shotgun sequence, a single genomic window includes:
- the LOC114909509 gene encoding plexin-B2-like, whose amino-acid sequence MAWWTLAVLLLSLSIVCCAESIQEFTSSTLINNVVQDPLTGRIYVGAINAIYQLDSLLKQEKKVETGPKRDSRHCTPPIQSCHDAKMTDNTNKLLLVHPSNGSLIVCGSLFKGICSLRKLSSIDHLIYYNDSKGEKAYVVSSEETVSVVGVMSTFTKENDTFDVFVVGKGYGSQGNMELISTRILQDFGNWDVFEDIVEAPAVQVTPFVKKYRHNFRYSFKESGFIYFLFTRTRGGLHNKNFTFISRLCEDDHHYYSYMELQLSCGPNNMYNKAQAAFVSSPGEELARNLSASGQYGQVRSQDKILFVVSSTDEDKPHSGLCMYPLRYINQRIMEIISACYTKNGKIGNKVAVDSPYTTSANLLCSVSVRQDTLTKYKCSADFLPSPLASTPGFALAAQAVHTTKDLLMAVAVAVEAERTVAFLGTSNGNVYHVHLSSTPEVYRTVPGPSSGEAVNKHLLFDRNHRHLYVTTGKKISMVPVEECDMMKDCKSCMDLKDPYCGWCALEGR is encoded by the exons ATGGCGTGGTGGACTCTGGcagttctgctgctgtctctctctaTAGTCTGCTGTGCGGAATCCATCCAGGAGTTCACATCCAGCACCCTCATCAATAACGTGGTGCAGGACCCCCTCACAGGCCGCATCTATGTGGGAGCCATCAATGCCATCTACCAATTGGACTCCTTGCTCAAGCAGGAGAAGAAAGTAGAGACTGGTCCCAAGAGGGACAGCCGCCACTGCACACCCCCCATCCAGTCCTGCCACGATGCCAAGATGACAGACAACACCAACAAGCTGTTGCTAGTGCACCCGTCTAACGGCTCGCTCATTGTGTGTGGAAGCCTCTTCAAGGGCATCTGCTCCCTGCGGAAACTCAGCAGCATTGACCACCTGATCTACTATAACGACAGCAAGGGTGAAAAGGCTTATGTGGTCAGCAGTGAGGAGACGGTGTCTGTAGTAGGAGTGATGTCAACCTTCACCAAAGAGAATGATACATTTGATGTGTTTGTCGTGGGGAAAGGCTACGGAAGCCAGGGCAACATGGAGCTTATCAGCACCCGCATCCTGCAGGACTTTGGCAATTGGGATGTGTTTGAGGACATTGTTGAGGctcctgctgttcaggtcaCCCCATTTGTCAAGAAGTACAGGCACAATTTTCGCTACTCATTCAAGGAAAGTGGCTTCATCTACTTCCTCTTCACCCGCACAAGAGGGGGGCTACATAACAAAAACTTTACCTTCATCTCCCGCCTTTGTGAGGATGATCACCATTACTATTCCTACATGGaactgcagctcagctgtggcCCCAACAACATGTACAACAAGGCACAGGCCGCCTTTGTCTCCTCCCCTGGGGAGGAACTGGCCCGAAACCTGAGCGCATCCGGTCAGTACGGCCAAGTGCGGTCGCAGGACAAGATTCTGTTCGTAGTGTCCAGCACCGATGAAGACAAGCCCCATTCGGGGCTCTGCATGTACCCCCTGAGATATATCAACCAACGAATTATGGAAATCATCAGTGCCTGCTAtacaaaaaatgggaaaattggaAACAAAGTAGCTGTTGATTCTCCGTACACAACCTCAGCAAATCTATTATGTTCAGTATCAGTCCGT CAAGACACGCTGACAAAGTACAAATGTAGTGCCGATTTCCTGCCTTCACCGCTGGCCAGCACACCAGGCTTTGCGCTGGCTGCCCAAGCTGTCCACACCACCAAAGACCTGCTCATGGCTGTCGCCGTTGCTGTGGAGGCTGAGCGCACGGTGGCCTTTCTGGGAACCAGCAATGGGAACGTGTACCAC GTACACCTGTCCAGCACACCAGAGGTGTACCGAACTGTCCCTGGACCCAGCTCTGGTGAGGCAGTGAACAAACACCTGCTATTCGACAGAAACCACAGGCATCTGTACGTCACCACAGGAAAAAAG ATCTCAATGGTACCAGTGGAGGAATGTGATATGATGAAGGACTGCAAGTCTTGCATGGACCTCAAGGATCCCTACTGTGGCTGGTGTGCCTTGGAGGGCAGGTAA